The window GAAACATTAGTACAAAATGAGGTTGACCTGGCTCTGAGGGGCCAACGTGAGTTCGACGCTAGAGAGTAGCTTGGGCTTGGGCTCCAAGTTCCTTGGGCGTCAGATCCAGAGACGGATTGGTAGGATAGTAAGAGTAGGCAATGAGTCCACCAAAGAGGTTGGCCAGAAAATTCAACCAACTGTGATGCCTTGAATGCTCAATCTGACAAATGTTTTTGAGCTGGTCATTGACCAATCCAATCACAGCTCGCTTGCATTAGAGGACTTTATCGATGAGGCTCATGAGCCGATTGGTCATGTTTTTACGACACTTGGCAATTGACTCAAGCACTTGCTCATAGAGCTGCTCAAACAACGCTTGCGAGACATAGCATTCGTCCCCAAAGAGCTTGCCGGTGAGGTGCTGGGCCATCTCCGGTACCGGTTTGCGGTAATCGGTATTCCCTGGGTGAGAGTCGCCGCAAGGAGTTATCTCTTGTCATTGATAATCAAGTACAATTGGAAGCAAAAGTACCATTTCACTGAACTCTTATCCCAGTCAGCTTGCAACTTAAACACCTTGTGTTGTTTGGCTCGGTTGGGATGACAGACGGGGCGATAGACGTCGCATCAATAAAGCTAATGCCCGTCAGTTCGCCAAAGGTCGTTTGTAAAAAACAGGCGAGCGCCATCACACTCCAGGGCACCAACTCCACAAATCGGTTGTCACTTACTAGATGCGGAAAGGCACCGCCCCAGGGTGGCAACACTTGACAGGTGTAGAAGTCCTTCAAGGTGCGGAAGCCGGAGCCATGAAAGGCAATCACAATCGCCATGACTTCACTCAAACTCAGACGCGAACGGTAGGGCCGTCATAAGGCAATGGAGGGAGGTGGTCGCAGGCAGCCTCAAAAGCCGTGTAGAAGTCATCGACATCGCAGAAGATTGCGGTCAAATCGAGGCGCGGTAGACTGATGCTCATAGCTAGTCGTCCCTGAAAAACCTCATTAACCCTTGCAATGCAAGGGTTTTAGCTTCAGAACCTGGGTTTAAAGTCGCAAGGAAATACTCAAATCCTTGCAAAACCTGGCGAAATACGAGCATTTGAGCTTTGCCTAAATGCCCATTCTTTGGACTTTGGACAAATTTGCGAGGATCATGGGCCGAACTGAATTTCTGAAAACTTTGTATAGAAAGCTTTGTAGCGATTTTTAGCCTGTCGAAAAGCTTTGATTTGGGAGATATCTGGGAGTTGGACAAAATTGGCTTGAGCCTCAAAATCTCGAATATCTCCAATCTGAGAGCTTCCTGGCGGCTGGAACCACCGGAAACTCGTTAAATTAGTGATTCCTGCAGGTGCCTTTTTGTCCAAAGTCCAGATCCTCTCGTAGCATCCAAAATCCAGACCGCTGAAGTTGGTCGCTGAAGCCCTTGGCACAAGGGCATCGGTGTCATAGCAGCTCAAAAAGTGGAGAGTATTTCAGGGACGACTAGCTAGTACTCGACAGCAGAAATTAAGAGAACTATTTATAAGTTCAAGGGCTTGCCTGTATAGTTCCACTTGAAGGGCTTGGCCAAGGTGCGATTGAAGTAGTCCACAAAAGCCAGAATCTTAGCCTTGAGTCGGGCTTGACTCTTAAAGCTAGAGCGTCGGAGCAACTTCCGCACCAAAATGCTGAACCAGAGTTCAATTTGATTGAGCCAGGAGCAATGCTTCGGGGTAAAGTGCACGACCAGACGATGAGTCGGGTCTTTCAAGAAGGTGGCGCGGGTGGCCATCGACTGAAGAATCCCCGCTTTTCCCTTCTCGCCAAGGTCTAGGGGCTCGGGTTCGAGTTCCGCCACTAGCCGTACTAAGGCTTCGGATTGGTGTATATTGAGACAGTCCATGACTAGGTGAATTTTGGGAGCCTCCGGCGACTGTGCTAGCAAGGCTCTCAGATGGGTCTCCAAATCCTGCTCGGTCCGCCTGTCGCCGACGGTGGCTTGGTCAATGCACCCGGTGGCCACATTCAAGGAGGCGATTAACGTTTGGGTGCCATGGCGGATGTATTCAATTCGACGCGGGTACAGCGCCCCGGTTTCATGGCCATATCCGGCATCGTTCGCTCCAAGGCTTGAATCCCGGTCATCTCATCGAGACTAAAGGTCAACGTGCCTTGGTCAGCCCCTGTGGCGGCCTGCTGGTAGACCGCGCAGATGTTTTCAACTTTGGCCTGGAACTCCGGGTCGGGGGGGATTTAACCAGTAGCGACGCTGGTGCGGTTTGAGTTCGGCTTCGGCCAGGAGGCGTCCTACATGACGACCACTAATCCTATCGACGATTTTTCTCATCGGCCAGTTCTTGCGGGGTCCAATGACTCAGCGGACGGCCATACTGCTCAGGGGGAGCACAAGCCAGCGCATACAGTTCGGTGATTTGCTCGAGGGTAAAGGTGGCTGGGGTGCCACAGCGATAGGCATCTTGCAGCCGCTCAGTGGCGGGGAGTTCGCGGGGATTCAGTTCCAGCCAACGCGCCCGCCAGCACCGACTCATGGCTTTGCCAATGCCTAAGTCACGGGCAATCGCGCCATGGCTTTCGCCCTGAGCCGCTCGCAGAATGATTTTGGCCCGCAAGGCGATTTGCTGAGGGGTGCTGGGACGCTTCACGAGTTGCTCTAACGCATCGCGTTCTGACTCGCTCAAGGTGATGGGTGGGGCAGATAGACGGGGGGTGGTTAGAATTCCTCTTGAGTTTCCCTAAAGGGTACTCTTATTTCTGCCGGATGGTACTAGGGCGGTTCTACAGTGGATATTGTGAATATACGACTCGGTCTTTCTTCTGGCATCTCTCAGTCATCGAACTCGCGTTATTGGAGTAGGTTGAAAATAGGGATGTTATTTAAACATGCTCACGTTTATCTCAAAATCAGAGTAAATAAAGTTTGGGCTAAGCAGTTGGAGGGGCAAACAGTCGTAGAATTACAGGCTGAAGAGCCTTTTACGACGGAAAGGCTTCTAATTGGAAATTTTGATTCCGCTTTATCCGTCACTAAAGCCGCACTTAAACAAGTTAATTTAGGGAAACGAAGGTGGGTTAACCCCAAGGTTGCCATTCACCCGCTAGCGTACACTGAAGGGGGATTAAGCCCTGTTGAAAAACGGCTGTTCTGGGAACTTGCGGCTTCAGCCCAGGCGGTTGATGCCAGGGTTTGGGAAGGCGCTGAACTTTCAGATATACAGGTTGTAGAGTTGTTTCAGACCCAATAAACGTAGATGGGGCATTTTGGGAGTGGCGCTATGGCTCTGTTCAGTTGAGGCCAGCACGGCTTGATAACGTCATTGTTAATCGGCTGGAAGTTCTTGCGATGGATCAGTCTGGTTATAGGCACGGACGAATTCTTCAAAGGTTGCAAATGGGAATTCACCAGTCCCATGCTTCCTTGAACCCTTCTCAGCTGTCGAGTTGCGTATCTTTTCCATTTGTTTCAGCACACAAGTGCAGAACGATTTTAGTTTAACTTCGACATGGAGCGTTTCTAGGTTGGTATAGCCATCGCAATTTATCTCAGTGCATCCAGAGATTGATATATGAACTTTATGTTGAAGTTTAGGAATGCGTTTTATCGACCAAATACAGTCTCCGAATTCACCATGCCATTTACAGGCTGCTTCAGGAGCACCCTCAAGAATTAAAACAAGTGCATTTAATAACACCTCAATTGGATTTTCCAAGACATGCTTTGGGCCGATGTAATAATTTGAACCGTCCACATAAAGATAGCAACAACTCCACCCATAGTTTCCAAAAGTATAGTAAAAATCAATATCATTGGGATACTTCATTTTCTATCTTCAGGGTCTAATTTCCTGACTTAAAGGCTTCGCAAAGCATACTCTGATCGTAACTGATCTAACATTTCAGGATCATCCGTCTTCATAGACTTCTCACTTAGTTTATGTGACTTCTTTAGCACTGATGAGGCACATTCGATCGCCTTTTTCGGGATATGGCATAATCAACAACCGTTCTTGATTTTGCCTCATGGGATCTTCCCTGGCTTCAGGTCCTAAGGATTCACATAATCCCTCTTGAGCCCTCCGACCAGATTGCACAACGGTAAGGAGGGAAGACATCAAGATCTCTATGGCAACTTTAACTCAGCCATAAGTTAGCCTTTCTCAACCCTGAACGTAGCTACTTGTAGGGCCTAATTGAATTCGCAGCGCTCTCTGATGATCATCCCAATCATCAAAAAGAGTGCGCAGATTGTTTTCAAGTATCAGCCCTTTACAACAAGCGAAATCTTATGACCGTTCAACCTAAATATCATTGGCAGTTTTCAGAAAGAAAAGGAAATATTACGCGAGAAGCGATCAGTGGAGTCGAAGGTCGATTGCATTCTAGTATCGTGTGGCATCGGCATGGTCGGATTGGTCATGCTGTGAGATTGCCTTCCAAGGAGTCGCGGATTGTTTTTGGCCCTGAGGTTACCAATAGTGCCGCCATTATCCCCACACAGGATGTTAAAGGTCGATCGCGTCTCTCGAAACGTTTTCAAAAGCTACAAGTCTTCGGCAATACAGGCGTTACGCGATGTCTGAGTTATTGCTTATCTTTAGCGAGTGTATTGGCCATTTCAGCTGAAGCGATGGCACAGCCTCTCCCTGGGAGAATCGCCATACCGGGTGCGGCCGATGAGATCGCTCAAACTCAGACTGATCAAGCCCAGACCGCCCAGTCCCCGACCCCAGAAACAATCCCAACAGAGACAGAAGCTGCGGCGCTTCGTCTGCCACCCTTCTTCAATCTCAACTATACCGAAGGTGCTGGCTTTGCGGGCTTTGGTAGCTTTGGTGGTTTTCTTCCTGTGTTTCAAACGCCGGGGCAAAATGTCACCTTTATTGATGGCCGTGTGAGTGTAGATAACACCGGCGATTTTGGCGGTGGCTTGCAAGCTGGCTACCGAACCCTGCTAAACGACCGCACAATATGGGGTGCTTATGCGGGGCTAGATGCTCGCAGTACGGGCGATCGCACCTTTACCCAGGCGGGCGTTGGCACTGAGCTACTAGGAGAGAACTGGGACTTAACGTTCAATGCCAACTTGCCTTTGGGTGATGCCCGTCAGGTCATTGACACCGAGACCCAGATCATAAACCCTCAGTTTGTCGGTAATCAATTGGCGTTTGATGAGCAGCAAATTGACCAGATACAAGCTGCCCTAACCACCGTGTCACTCGACGGTGGCCTGGAGCTGTTCGACTTTAGTGAAGGGAGTAGCTTGTGGGGGCGAGGCGGTGTGTATTACTTGAGTGGAGAAGCCTCTGAAGATAGTTTAGGGATTCGGGCCGCACTAGACTACCGCGTTCAAAACAACTTGCGGGTTGGTCTAGGGGTTCAGAATGACGGCATATTTGGCACGAATGCGATCTTTTCAGTGAGTGCGTTGTTAGGAGCCCCCGCACAACATCCATCTGATACGGAAGAGGATTCACAAGCGCGGCTGTGGGCCAGAGCCGGAGAACCCATTGCGCGTACCAACACTGTTTTGGTAGAGAACCAAACGGATGTTTCGATTCGCGAAGCCAGCATTGTTGCTATCAACCCAGAGACGAACCAGGCGTTTGTTTTCCAACATGTCGACCCGACTACAGGGGCAGCCACAGGGGTAGGTACCTTTGAAGCGCCGCTCGATACCATTGCCAATGCCACGAATATTGCCAACGCCGACAACATTATTTATGTGCAGGCGGGTGATGCAGGCGGTGCCTTTACACTGCCGGATGGGGTAGACGTGCGCTCAGTGGGGCCTACCCAACTGTTAAATACTCAGTTTGGGGAAGTGATATTGCCAGGATCTGGCAGTGGCAGCTTACCGACCGTTAGCGGCACTGCAACTATTGGCAACAACACATTGGTCTCGGGCCTAGCGATTGATCCGGCTGGGGCAGATGGCATTGTGGCTAATGGTGAGGGTATTGCGATTGAAGACAACACCATTACCAATGCCAATGTCGGAATTAACCTGCCCGATATTAATGGCGCAGTGACGGTTGTGCGCAATCAAATCTCGAATACAACTGGCGAAGGCATCTTCTTGAATGGCATGAACGGAACCGATAATGCCACAGTGACCGTCGCCAATAATACCTTGAACACAATTGGTGCAGCGGGCATTGAATTTGGCCTCATTGAGGGAGACGCCACCGCCAATATCACAGTGGCAAACAATCAAATTACGGATGCTCAACTCGACAGTATTTTCTTTGATGACATTGAGGCCAATGCGGTTGCCACGATTACTATTTCAGACAATGTGATTGATGCAGAAAATGTAGATCCGCTTGTCGCAGGGGGGGATGGCATAGAAATTAGCAATATTGAAAATAATGCCAATGCCACCATTACTGTCGCCAACAATCAAATTAGCAATGTCGCGTTTGAAGGCATCGAGTTTGGTGACATTGAAAATGATGCGATCGCAACGGTTACCGTTGAAAACAATCAAATTATCAGTAATGAGACAGGGATTGAGTTTGACAGTATTGAAAACCGGGCTAACGCGACCATTACTTTGACCGGCAATACGATTACGGTTGCTGATGAAGAAGGCATTCTCTTTGATGACATTGAAAACGATACCGTGTCTAATATCACCATCGCAGAGAACACCATTCTCGGCGCAGGAAGAGAAGGCATCGAATTTGACGTTATCGAAGACAATGCTAATGCCACTATTACCGTCACCAACAATCAAATCTCGAACGTAGGGGAAGAGGGCATTTTCTTTAATGACATTCAAGAAAATGCCACGGCAGCTATTACAGTGACGGGTAATATCATTACCGATGCAAGTGATGACGGGATTGAACTCACCTTAATTGAAGACAATGCCAACGTCACTGCGACTGTGACCGACAATACGATTGCTAATACCGGCAATAGGATTACCAATCCTTTCGCTAATGGCGTACGAATCGAGCACACGGCTGATACAGACTTCTGCCTGGCACTCGATAACAACAGTGTTACCACGCCTGTCGAAGATGGCTTTGCACTCGTGAGCAATGGGGCCGGTCAGTTTCAAGTGCTTGATCTTGCAAATGTTACCGCAAGGAATGTTGGCTCCTTTAACCCCGCTGATATTGAGACCAATGCGGCCTTTGTAGAAGGTACGGCGGGTGTGCCTCCTTGTCCTTAATGACTGCTTTCATTGGGCCTAATAACACTCAGCAAACCGCGTTCACGTCTAGATGCACAGTTTTTTCTTAAGCTAAAACTTCGGGTTTCAAAGTGGACGTGTTTTAGCCACAATTCAGCTTTTTCTACTCCTCCTCAATGCCGCTTTTCGCTCTATTTAACAGAGTTGATAGCGACACGCATTTCTGGAATCCTCACGGCAGTAATAGACAACGTAAGCGTCAATTCACAACAATCCTCAATCGGAGAAATTCCATGGCCATTCAGCCTACTTATCACTGGCAATTCAACGAAAGAAAAGGAAATATCGTCCGAGATGCGATCGGCGGCGTCGAAGGTCGCTTGCATCGCAGTATCGTGTGGCATCGGCACGGTCGAATTGGCCCTGCCATGAGATTGCCTTCCAGGGAGTCGCGGCTTGT is drawn from Leptolyngbya sp. SIO1E4 and contains these coding sequences:
- a CDS encoding 1-pyrroline-5-carboxylate dehydrogenase, which produces MLFKHAHVYLKIRVNKVWAKQLEGQTVVELQAEEPFTTERLLIGNFDSALSVTKAALKQVNLGKRRWVNPKVAIHPLAYTEGGLSPVEKRLFWELAASAQAVDARVWEGAELSDIQVVELFQTQ
- a CDS encoding right-handed parallel beta-helix repeat-containing protein, encoding MTVQPKYHWQFSERKGNITREAISGVEGRLHSSIVWHRHGRIGHAVRLPSKESRIVFGPEVTNSAAIIPTQDVKGRSRLSKRFQKLQVFGNTGVTRCLSYCLSLASVLAISAEAMAQPLPGRIAIPGAADEIAQTQTDQAQTAQSPTPETIPTETEAAALRLPPFFNLNYTEGAGFAGFGSFGGFLPVFQTPGQNVTFIDGRVSVDNTGDFGGGLQAGYRTLLNDRTIWGAYAGLDARSTGDRTFTQAGVGTELLGENWDLTFNANLPLGDARQVIDTETQIINPQFVGNQLAFDEQQIDQIQAALTTVSLDGGLELFDFSEGSSLWGRGGVYYLSGEASEDSLGIRAALDYRVQNNLRVGLGVQNDGIFGTNAIFSVSALLGAPAQHPSDTEEDSQARLWARAGEPIARTNTVLVENQTDVSIREASIVAINPETNQAFVFQHVDPTTGAATGVGTFEAPLDTIANATNIANADNIIYVQAGDAGGAFTLPDGVDVRSVGPTQLLNTQFGEVILPGSGSGSLPTVSGTATIGNNTLVSGLAIDPAGADGIVANGEGIAIEDNTITNANVGINLPDINGAVTVVRNQISNTTGEGIFLNGMNGTDNATVTVANNTLNTIGAAGIEFGLIEGDATANITVANNQITDAQLDSIFFDDIEANAVATITISDNVIDAENVDPLVAGGDGIEISNIENNANATITVANNQISNVAFEGIEFGDIENDAIATVTVENNQIISNETGIEFDSIENRANATITLTGNTITVADEEGILFDDIENDTVSNITIAENTILGAGREGIEFDVIEDNANATITVTNNQISNVGEEGIFFNDIQENATAAITVTGNIITDASDDGIELTLIEDNANVTATVTDNTIANTGNRITNPFANGVRIEHTADTDFCLALDNNSVTTPVEDGFALVSNGAGQFQVLDLANVTARNVGSFNPADIETNAAFVEGTAGVPPCP